The following are from one region of the Halorussus rarus genome:
- a CDS encoding PRC-barrel domain containing protein — MTVALTEEDVDKAVVDREGTRVGTVVDVHHGAAHVRADESTVEEMQTRLPQGGIDEETYAVHDESIADITDDRIVLDVSA; from the coding sequence ATGACAGTCGCACTCACGGAGGAGGACGTGGACAAGGCCGTCGTGGACCGCGAGGGGACGCGGGTGGGGACCGTCGTGGACGTCCACCACGGCGCGGCCCACGTCCGGGCCGACGAGTCGACCGTCGAGGAGATGCAGACCCGGCTCCCGCAGGGCGGTATCGACGAGGAGACCTACGCGGTCCACGACGAGAGCATCGCCGACATCACCGACGACCGGATCGTCCTCGACGTCTCGGCGTAG
- the truD gene encoding tRNA pseudouridine(13) synthase TruD translates to MREAHPVERAVGIAFFVSDADGVGGRLRESPEDFRVREVERFGAEPADADPGSYPFLVVRATLREWDTNDFAKRLSDALGISRERVSWAGTKDKYAVTTQLFTLRKVDAADLADVSIYDADVEVVGRAGRGLQFGDLAGNEFEIVVRNPERPENAEPIREELAAFGGDSTAGTVGVPNYFGQQRFGSRRPVTHEVGLRVVRGEWEEAVRQYVANPYETEPEDSQRARREVADAFDDRDWQAALDATPRRLGFERAMLNALVESGGDSPAEFRTALEAVPSNLQRLFVNAAQSYAFNRILSERLERGLPFDRPVAGDVACFAETVGDVALPDPDREQRVTDRRVETVARHCERGRAFVTAPLVGTETELADGEPGDVEREVLDDLDLAPADFDLPGEFHSTGTRRAILVRTDLDVERGTGSAGESDDGDPDDGALTFDFALPKGSYATVVLREFLKTDPVEE, encoded by the coding sequence ATGCGCGAGGCGCACCCAGTCGAGCGGGCGGTCGGCATCGCTTTCTTCGTCAGCGACGCGGACGGCGTCGGCGGCCGCCTCCGCGAGTCGCCCGAGGACTTCCGGGTCCGGGAGGTCGAGCGGTTCGGCGCCGAGCCCGCCGACGCCGACCCCGGCTCGTACCCCTTCCTGGTGGTCCGGGCCACCCTCCGGGAGTGGGACACCAACGACTTCGCCAAGCGCCTCTCGGACGCGCTGGGCATCAGCCGCGAGCGGGTCTCGTGGGCCGGCACCAAGGACAAGTACGCGGTCACGACCCAGCTGTTCACCCTCCGGAAGGTCGACGCCGCGGATCTCGCGGACGTGTCGATCTACGACGCCGACGTCGAAGTGGTCGGGCGGGCCGGCCGCGGCCTCCAGTTCGGCGACCTCGCGGGCAACGAGTTCGAGATCGTCGTCCGAAACCCCGAGCGCCCCGAGAACGCCGAGCCGATTCGCGAGGAGCTGGCGGCGTTCGGCGGGGACTCCACAGCGGGGACCGTCGGCGTCCCCAACTACTTCGGCCAGCAGCGGTTCGGCAGTCGCCGACCGGTCACCCACGAGGTCGGCCTCCGGGTCGTCCGCGGCGAGTGGGAGGAGGCCGTCAGGCAGTACGTCGCCAACCCATACGAGACCGAACCCGAGGACAGCCAGCGCGCCCGCCGGGAGGTGGCCGACGCCTTCGACGACCGGGACTGGCAGGCCGCCCTGGACGCCACGCCCCGGCGACTCGGGTTCGAGCGCGCGATGCTGAACGCCCTCGTCGAATCGGGCGGCGACTCCCCCGCGGAGTTCCGGACCGCGCTGGAAGCGGTCCCCTCGAACCTCCAGCGCCTGTTCGTCAACGCCGCCCAGTCGTACGCCTTCAACCGCATCCTGAGCGAACGCCTGGAGCGGGGACTGCCATTCGACCGTCCCGTCGCGGGCGACGTGGCCTGCTTCGCCGAGACGGTCGGCGACGTCGCCCTGCCGGACCCCGACCGCGAGCAGCGCGTCACGGACCGGCGGGTCGAGACGGTCGCGCGCCACTGCGAGCGCGGCCGGGCGTTCGTGACCGCGCCGCTGGTCGGGACCGAGACAGAACTGGCCGACGGCGAGCCCGGCGACGTCGAGCGCGAGGTGCTGGACGACCTCGACCTCGCGCCGGCGGACTTCGACCTTCCGGGCGAGTTCCACTCGACCGGGACCCGGCGGGCGATCCTGGTCCGGACCGACCTCGACGTCGAACGCGGGACCGGAAGCGCAGGCGAGTCGGACGACGGCGACCCGGACGACGGGGCGCTGACGTTCGACTTCGCGCTCCCGAAGGGGTCGTACGCGACCGTCGTGCTCCGGGAGTTCCTGAAGACCGACCCCGTCGAGGAGTGA
- a CDS encoding PRC-barrel domain containing protein, whose amino-acid sequence MEFTEADEGASVFDADREKIGVVTEVREGTAYVEPDPSLAEELKAKLDWGSHEADEDAYALKSGWIDEIEDGEVLLGTRPEE is encoded by the coding sequence ATGGAGTTCACCGAAGCCGACGAGGGCGCGTCCGTGTTCGACGCCGACCGCGAGAAGATCGGCGTCGTCACCGAGGTTCGCGAGGGTACCGCCTACGTCGAACCCGACCCCAGCTTGGCCGAGGAGCTGAAGGCGAAACTCGACTGGGGGAGCCACGAGGCCGACGAGGACGCCTACGCGCTCAAGTCCGGCTGGATAGACGAGATCGAGGACGGCGAGGTGCTGCTGGGGACCCGGCCGGAGGAGTAG
- a CDS encoding DUF2103 domain-containing protein encodes MECRQCASPLERPGDYCLVCREPNCDTVVLDLARDRATLTMLDDETVVGESHVTTTPEDGGEAGVVELRNFAGRVADEVRRKRPEEVYAAGDRDVLRATRDQLHYSFYRVGDDEDPVEAVLARRGDRALEVVDAAPAEKLGGSHSTLIGDRAGRKAVQTVASHPHVKKIIPGPIDAGGSGSRTGVRAKATRADENGNVRLLLRDGSSVQENRVVTTAMDRERGERVRADLNDALAEADLQ; translated from the coding sequence ATGGAGTGTCGGCAGTGCGCCTCCCCGCTCGAGCGACCGGGCGACTACTGCCTTGTCTGTCGGGAGCCGAACTGCGACACCGTGGTGCTGGACCTCGCCCGCGACCGCGCGACGCTGACGATGCTCGACGACGAGACGGTCGTCGGCGAGAGCCACGTGACGACCACGCCCGAGGACGGCGGGGAGGCCGGCGTGGTCGAGCTCCGGAACTTCGCGGGCCGGGTCGCCGACGAGGTCCGGCGCAAGCGCCCCGAGGAGGTGTACGCCGCGGGCGACCGCGACGTGCTCCGGGCGACCCGCGACCAGCTCCACTACTCGTTCTACCGGGTCGGCGACGACGAGGACCCGGTCGAGGCGGTGCTCGCGCGCCGGGGCGACCGCGCGCTGGAGGTCGTCGACGCCGCGCCCGCCGAGAAGCTGGGCGGCAGCCACTCGACGCTCATCGGCGACCGGGCCGGCCGGAAGGCGGTCCAGACCGTCGCGAGCCACCCGCACGTCAAGAAGATCATCCCGGGCCCCATCGACGCCGGCGGGTCGGGGAGCCGGACCGGCGTCCGGGCGAAGGCCACCCGGGCCGACGAGAACGGCAACGTCCGATTGTTGCTCCGCGACGGGTCGAGCGTCCAGGAGAACCGGGTCGTCACGACCGCGATGGACCGCGAGCGCGGCGAGCGGGTCCGGGCCGACCTCAACGACGCGCTCGCCGAGGCCGACCTGCAGTAG
- a CDS encoding DNA-directed RNA polymerase subunit P has product MSYKCSRCKRDVELDEYGGVRCPYCGHRVLLKERSRDVKEIDVL; this is encoded by the coding sequence ATGAGCTACAAGTGCTCGCGGTGCAAACGCGACGTCGAACTTGACGAGTACGGCGGCGTCCGGTGTCCGTACTGCGGGCACCGCGTCCTCCTGAAGGAGCGCAGCCGCGACGTGAAGGAAATCGACGTGCTGTAA
- the pth2 gene encoding peptidyl-tRNA hydrolase Pth2, giving the protein MKQAIVARTDIGMGQGKLAAQVAHAALSAYEDTGSKARKRWKGEGQKKVVLKADGESEIFELAEKARAEGLPHAVVRDAGHTQLDPGTVTALAVGPADDDLVDKVTGHLSLY; this is encoded by the coding sequence ATGAAGCAGGCCATCGTCGCCCGCACGGACATCGGCATGGGCCAGGGGAAGCTGGCCGCCCAGGTCGCCCACGCCGCGCTGTCGGCCTACGAGGACACCGGGAGCAAGGCGCGCAAGCGGTGGAAGGGGGAAGGCCAGAAGAAGGTCGTCCTGAAGGCCGACGGCGAGAGCGAGATTTTCGAACTCGCCGAGAAGGCCCGCGCCGAGGGGCTGCCCCACGCGGTCGTCCGGGACGCCGGCCACACCCAGCTCGACCCGGGCACGGTCACTGCGCTGGCGGTCGGCCCGGCCGACGACGACCTGGTGGACAAGGTGACCGGGCATCTGTCGCTGTACTGA
- a CDS encoding 50S ribosomal protein L37ae: MAENTQSRTGSAGRFGARYGRVARKRVAEIESDMNDDHACPECGADDVGRQGTGIWQCGRCGYKYAGGTYRPETPAGRTVTRSIRAALGEDDE, translated from the coding sequence ATGGCCGAAAACACCCAGAGCCGAACCGGCAGCGCCGGCCGCTTCGGGGCGCGATACGGGCGGGTCGCCCGCAAGCGCGTCGCCGAGATCGAGAGCGACATGAACGACGACCACGCCTGTCCCGAGTGCGGCGCCGACGACGTGGGCCGGCAGGGCACCGGCATCTGGCAGTGCGGGCGCTGCGGCTACAAGTACGCCGGCGGCACCTACCGCCCCGAGACGCCCGCTGGCCGGACGGTCACGCGCTCCATCCGCGCCGCCCTCGGTGAAGACGACGAATGA
- a CDS encoding zinc ribbon domain-containing protein: MSYANRSESLQREIDDLIARGWRIESETPERVVMVKRNVGSLGVHLILALLTGWWSFGLVNLVYGGYKYLNDSQRRVLREGTSCPECGASVAPDASYCQNCGTELLGVEATGATETDLTER; encoded by the coding sequence ATGAGCTACGCCAACCGATCCGAGAGCCTCCAGCGGGAGATCGACGACCTCATCGCCCGCGGCTGGCGCATCGAGTCCGAGACCCCCGAGCGGGTCGTCATGGTCAAGCGCAACGTCGGCAGCCTCGGCGTCCACCTGATACTCGCACTCCTGACGGGCTGGTGGTCGTTCGGCCTCGTCAACCTGGTCTACGGCGGGTACAAGTACCTCAACGACTCCCAGCGCCGGGTCCTGCGCGAGGGCACCAGTTGTCCGGAGTGCGGCGCGTCGGTCGCGCCGGACGCGAGCTACTGCCAGAACTGCGGGACCGAACTGCTGGGCGTCGAAGCCACGGGCGCGACCGAGACCGACCTGACCGAGCGGTGA
- a CDS encoding thiamine-phosphate synthase family protein codes for MRFAEEIVVEEFLPTVRSMLAEDLRDRGLTQSEVADLLGISQSAVSKYANGEVERNDRFLNDERVRNLVARLGEGLAEGTMSRVEALIEIEVLVRRLEDRDVIAELHELQMPELSGHGGDFNVHDPEGDLRTTERVRSSLRRGLTLVESTSGFASLIPAVGSNLCQATPDADGIDDVAGVPGRIFDVKGQAAIPAEPEFGVSEHVASILLSARRHGSDALAALNIRYDPDIVAALEDAGFATVEFDAEYDDLDAVVGAALEERPDATVLYHTGGYGIEPIVYLLGDDAEAVVNAARNLL; via the coding sequence ATGAGGTTCGCCGAGGAGATCGTCGTCGAGGAGTTCCTCCCGACCGTCCGGTCGATGCTGGCCGAGGACCTGCGGGACCGCGGGCTCACCCAGAGCGAGGTCGCCGACCTGCTGGGTATCAGCCAGAGCGCGGTCTCGAAGTACGCCAACGGCGAGGTCGAGCGCAACGACCGGTTCCTGAACGACGAGCGCGTCCGGAACCTCGTCGCCCGCCTGGGCGAGGGGCTGGCCGAGGGGACGATGAGCCGGGTCGAGGCGCTCATCGAGATCGAGGTGCTCGTCCGGCGGCTCGAGGACCGCGACGTCATCGCCGAGCTCCACGAGCTCCAGATGCCCGAGCTCTCGGGCCACGGCGGGGACTTCAACGTCCACGACCCCGAGGGCGACCTCCGGACGACCGAGCGGGTCCGGTCGTCGCTCCGCCGGGGGCTCACCCTGGTCGAGAGCACCAGCGGGTTCGCCTCGCTCATCCCGGCGGTCGGGTCGAACCTCTGTCAGGCCACGCCCGACGCCGACGGCATCGACGACGTGGCGGGCGTCCCCGGCCGCATCTTCGACGTGAAGGGCCAGGCCGCCATCCCCGCCGAGCCCGAGTTCGGCGTGAGCGAGCACGTCGCCTCCATCCTGCTGTCGGCCCGCCGGCACGGCAGCGACGCGCTGGCGGCACTCAACATCCGCTACGACCCCGACATCGTGGCCGCGCTCGAGGACGCCGGCTTCGCCACCGTCGAGTTCGACGCCGAGTACGACGACCTCGACGCGGTCGTCGGCGCGGCCCTCGAGGAGCGGCCGGACGCGACCGTGCTCTACCACACCGGCGGCTACGGCATCGAACCCATCGTCTACCTGCTCGGCGACGACGCCGAGGCGGTCGTGAACGCGGCCCGGAACCTGCTCTGA
- the dcd gene encoding dCTP deaminase: protein MILSDADILDRMAAGDLVVEPLDDPDLQIQPASVDLRLGREFLEFQRTNIPCIHPTSDEEVSEYVTETTVDEGDDFILHPGDFVLGTTRERVEIPADLIAHVEGRSSLGRLAVVVHATAGLCDPGYRGQITLELSNLGTAPVALEPGMRVSQLTFTELKSPADRPYGEERGSKYQGQSGPQASRIQSDHEFGGDQKGKSADPEETDR, encoded by the coding sequence ATGATACTCTCGGACGCCGACATCCTCGACCGGATGGCGGCCGGCGACCTCGTGGTCGAACCGCTCGACGACCCCGACCTCCAGATACAGCCCGCGAGCGTCGACCTCCGGCTGGGTCGGGAGTTCCTGGAGTTCCAGCGCACCAACATCCCCTGCATCCACCCGACCAGCGACGAGGAGGTCTCGGAGTACGTCACCGAGACCACGGTCGACGAGGGCGACGACTTCATCCTCCACCCCGGCGACTTCGTGCTCGGCACCACGAGGGAGCGCGTCGAGATCCCGGCCGACCTCATCGCCCACGTCGAGGGCCGGTCGTCGCTGGGCCGGCTGGCGGTCGTGGTCCACGCCACCGCGGGCCTCTGCGACCCGGGCTACCGGGGCCAGATCACGCTCGAACTGTCGAACCTCGGCACCGCGCCGGTCGCGCTCGAACCCGGGATGCGGGTCTCGCAGCTCACGTTCACCGAACTCAAGTCGCCCGCCGACCGGCCCTACGGCGAGGAGCGCGGCTCGAAGTACCAGGGCCAGTCGGGCCCGCAGGCCTCCCGCATCCAGAGCGACCACGAGTTCGGCGGCGACCAGAAGGGGAAATCGGCCGATCCCGAGGAGACCGACCGATGA
- a CDS encoding class I SAM-dependent methyltransferase, whose protein sequence is MATDATAAAQRFYGRWADLYDVLARSTPGLGRLRARVADALALDPGDTVVEMGCGTGANFPHLRERVGPEGRVVGVDFTQGMLVRARDRIDREGWRNVHCVRGDATSVAFREPPDAVLATFVVGMLGDPAAEVNRWADTVAPGGRLALLDAAQTTRWFGWPVNRAFRGLVVASSPSGVDAYEAPPWTVLDGRVAAARRALRERAAATTHEEHALGVVRLTAGRIE, encoded by the coding sequence ATGGCGACCGACGCGACGGCGGCGGCACAGCGGTTCTACGGGCGGTGGGCCGACCTCTACGACGTGCTCGCGCGTTCGACGCCCGGCCTCGGACGGCTCCGGGCCCGGGTCGCGGACGCGCTGGCGCTCGACCCCGGCGACACCGTGGTCGAGATGGGCTGTGGCACGGGGGCGAACTTCCCGCACCTCCGCGAGCGGGTCGGCCCGGAGGGCCGGGTCGTCGGCGTGGACTTCACGCAGGGGATGTTGGTGCGGGCCCGCGACCGCATCGACCGCGAGGGCTGGCGGAACGTCCACTGCGTCCGGGGCGACGCCACGAGCGTCGCGTTCCGCGAGCCGCCCGACGCGGTGCTCGCCACCTTCGTCGTGGGGATGCTCGGCGACCCCGCGGCCGAGGTGAACCGGTGGGCCGACACGGTCGCGCCGGGCGGCCGCCTCGCGCTGCTCGACGCCGCCCAGACCACGCGGTGGTTCGGCTGGCCGGTGAACCGGGCGTTCCGCGGGCTGGTCGTCGCCTCCTCGCCGAGCGGCGTCGACGCCTACGAGGCGCCGCCGTGGACGGTGCTTGACGGCCGGGTCGCGGCCGCCCGGCGCGCGCTCCGGGAGCGGGCCGCCGCCACCACTCACGAGGAGCACGCGCTCGGGGTGGTGCGACTCACCGCCGGCCGGATCGAATAG